A single window of Synechococcus sp. C9 DNA harbors:
- the rpsP gene encoding 30S ribosomal protein S16 has product MVKLRLKRYGRKGQVSYRIVVTPALSRRDGRALEEVGFYNPRLSDPAQQTRLNVPAILKWLKQGAQPTPTVRSILAKAQIFDQLHA; this is encoded by the coding sequence GCTACGGGCGTAAGGGTCAGGTCTCCTACCGGATTGTGGTGACTCCGGCTCTGTCCCGGCGGGATGGGCGGGCGTTGGAGGAGGTGGGTTTTTACAACCCCCGCTTGAGTGACCCGGCCCAACAGACCCGCTTGAATGTCCCGGCCATTCTCAAGTGGCTGAAGCAGGGGGCGCAACCAACCCCCACGGTACGGAGTATTTTGGCGAAGGCGCAGATTTTTGATCAACTCCATGCCTGA
- a CDS encoding KH domain-containing protein, with protein MPDYEGLIRYLLTPMLSHPEALRLHREVLAGGVWIRVALAESDRGRVLGRGGRTLQAIRTVTQAAAEWAGQTCYLDIYGLNNATAERGERTPARPRRGGSR; from the coding sequence ATGCCTGATTACGAAGGACTGATTCGGTACTTACTCACCCCCATGTTGAGCCACCCGGAGGCATTGCGGTTACACCGGGAGGTGTTGGCGGGGGGCGTTTGGATACGGGTCGCATTGGCGGAATCAGACCGGGGACGGGTGCTGGGGCGGGGGGGGCGCACCCTGCAGGCGATTCGCACCGTCACCCAGGCGGCGGCGGAATGGGCGGGGCAAACCTGCTATTTGGATATTTACGGCTTGAATAATGCGACGGCAGAGCGGGGGGAACGGACGCCCGCCCGACCGCGACGGGGAGGTAGCCGCTGA